In the genome of Anabrus simplex isolate iqAnaSimp1 chromosome 6, ASM4041472v1, whole genome shotgun sequence, one region contains:
- the LOC136875945 gene encoding uncharacterized protein isoform X1, translating into MESLDTLLYGLTGGGGVMAAAGTASPAQRRRSESVRPLSATQLLSVGSGKVGDVASSVSNGGGVENTAFELGSPLSPAAATPLFQNNNREESVDIPNNNNNNNTVQQAEVPGNSVKQRRESSWLLDRRKDDNEMWRRRKTDPPVDGKYSYHRDYQEALSSLLWQPYDCRGQNGQTLSSGANLDDDADVSVWLYPPPVQRRPKQETETMTYSFRSSNCQSSSSSTSSMSSSSSSAVVATIEDVPPSTVGGLIMSTGSADDSWRCETNNRNSLRLVSNVLADPKQQQPQQQQQQQSDELVSDLHRRPWLGTPLGALQSRCASSSGECSLCPCQCEEQRSAGCCSLCDAMLVNVQPTTTEEECSLVPSQASVGIVSAATTNNNSVSVVNCYRAVPVIVSAVPAISCSSSVCNVHIVQTTPVDTTTSVVGPARAQRTFTSTEAQTDDIGGEVVSTPVSPNARASNREQRRRERRERRHQRRLNTQNSASGPHHHHDPQWQAQVGERLPDILNSHLPPPYTTLPPMGLHHPPPPPPTVPHPPPPVPVPVSPGSPPPPHHPPPGMRFPFQLTPTGRRR; encoded by the coding sequence CACCCTGCTCTATGGCCTGACCGGCGGGGGCGGCGTTATGGCGGCAGCAGGGACCGCCTCTCCAGCCCAGCGCCGCCGTTCGGAGAGCGTCCGTCCGCTCTCAGCCACCCAGCTGCTCAGCGTCGGAAGCGGGAAGGTTGGGGACGTCGCCAGTAGCGTTTCTAATGGAGGCGGCGTCGAGAACACTGCTTTCGAGCTGGGTTCGCCTCTTTCCCCCGCCGCCGCCACTCCTTTGTTccagaataacaaccgagaggagaGTGTGGATATtcctaacaataacaacaataacaacactgTGCAGCAAGCTGAGGTGCCTGGGAACAGCGTCAAACAAAGACGAGAATCCAGCTGGCTGCTAGACCGGAGGAAAGATGACAACGAAATGTGGAGGAGAAGGAAGACCGATCCACCTGTGGATGGCAAGTATTCGTACCACCGCGACTACCAGGAGGCCCTGTCATCCCTGCTGTGGCAGCCCTATGACTGTAGAGGGCAGAACGGTCAGACGCTTTCTTCCGGCGCCAATTTGGATGATGACGCCGATGTATCAGTCTGGTTATACCCACCCCCAGTTCAACGGCGTCCCAAGCAGGAAACAGAGACAATGACGTACAGTTTTAGATCAAGTAACTGCCAGTCATCATCATCCTCTACGTCCTCCATGTCTTCAAGTTCCTCATCTGCTGTGGTAGCAACAATTGAAGATGTTCCTCCATCTACTGTGGGTGGACTCATCATGTCAACTGGCAGCGCCGATGATAGTTGGAGGTGTGAGACCAACAATAGGAACAGTTTGCGTTTGGTTAGCAACGTCCTCGCGGACCCAAAACAACAGCAGccccagcagcagcagcaacaacagagCGATGAGTTGGTCAGTGACCTGCATAGGAGACCATGGTTGGGCACGCCGCTAGGAGCTCTGCAATCGCGCTGTGCTTCCTCGTCTGGAGAGTGCTCGCTATGCCCATGTCAGTGCGAGGAGCAGCGAAGTGCGGGCTGCTGCAGTCTGTGTGACGCTATGTTGGTGAACGTGCAGCCTACCACCACAGAGGAGGAGTGCTCCCTCGTGCCATCACAAGCCTCTGTCGGTATTGTTAGTGCGGCCACGACAAACAACAATAGTGTGAGTGTTGTGAATTGTTACCGTGCAGTTCCTGTGATAGTGTCGGCAGTGCCAGCCATCTCCTGTAGCAGCAGCGTGTGTAATGTGCATATAGTGCAGACGACACCTGTTGACACGACGACAAGCGTCGTCGGTCCTGCGCGCGCGCAACGTACATTCACATCCACTGAGGCACAGACGGATGACATAGGGGGAGAGGTGGTGTCCACCCCTGTTTCTCCCAATGCAAGGGCGAGCAATAGGGAACAGAGGCGTCGTGAACGTCGTGAGCGGCGTCACCAGCGTCGCCTCAATACCCAGAACAGTGCCAGTGGTCCTCACCATCATCACGATCCACAATGGCAGGCGCAAGTCGGGGAGAGGCTGCCGGATATACTCAACTCCCATCTGCCACCCCCGTACACGACACTGCCGCCTATGGGACTCCACCATCCACCACCACCGCCCCCTACAGTGCCTCACCCACCACCCCCAGTGCCAGTACCTGTGAGCCCAGGATCGCCGCCACCCCCTCATCACCCGCCGCCAGGAATGCGCTTCCCCTTCCAGCTGACTCCCACCGGCAGAAGAAG
- the LOC136875945 gene encoding uncharacterized protein isoform X2, which translates to MAAAGTASPAQRRRSESVRPLSATQLLSVGSGKVGDVASSVSNGGGVENTAFELGSPLSPAAATPLFQNNNREESVDIPNNNNNNNTVQQAEVPGNSVKQRRESSWLLDRRKDDNEMWRRRKTDPPVDGKYSYHRDYQEALSSLLWQPYDCRGQNGQTLSSGANLDDDADVSVWLYPPPVQRRPKQETETMTYSFRSSNCQSSSSSTSSMSSSSSSAVVATIEDVPPSTVGGLIMSTGSADDSWRCETNNRNSLRLVSNVLADPKQQQPQQQQQQQSDELVSDLHRRPWLGTPLGALQSRCASSSGECSLCPCQCEEQRSAGCCSLCDAMLVNVQPTTTEEECSLVPSQASVGIVSAATTNNNSVSVVNCYRAVPVIVSAVPAISCSSSVCNVHIVQTTPVDTTTSVVGPARAQRTFTSTEAQTDDIGGEVVSTPVSPNARASNREQRRRERRERRHQRRLNTQNSASGPHHHHDPQWQAQVGERLPDILNSHLPPPYTTLPPMGLHHPPPPPPTVPHPPPPVPVPVSPGSPPPPHHPPPGMRFPFQLTPTGRRR; encoded by the coding sequence ATGGCGGCAGCAGGGACCGCCTCTCCAGCCCAGCGCCGCCGTTCGGAGAGCGTCCGTCCGCTCTCAGCCACCCAGCTGCTCAGCGTCGGAAGCGGGAAGGTTGGGGACGTCGCCAGTAGCGTTTCTAATGGAGGCGGCGTCGAGAACACTGCTTTCGAGCTGGGTTCGCCTCTTTCCCCCGCCGCCGCCACTCCTTTGTTccagaataacaaccgagaggagaGTGTGGATATtcctaacaataacaacaataacaacactgTGCAGCAAGCTGAGGTGCCTGGGAACAGCGTCAAACAAAGACGAGAATCCAGCTGGCTGCTAGACCGGAGGAAAGATGACAACGAAATGTGGAGGAGAAGGAAGACCGATCCACCTGTGGATGGCAAGTATTCGTACCACCGCGACTACCAGGAGGCCCTGTCATCCCTGCTGTGGCAGCCCTATGACTGTAGAGGGCAGAACGGTCAGACGCTTTCTTCCGGCGCCAATTTGGATGATGACGCCGATGTATCAGTCTGGTTATACCCACCCCCAGTTCAACGGCGTCCCAAGCAGGAAACAGAGACAATGACGTACAGTTTTAGATCAAGTAACTGCCAGTCATCATCATCCTCTACGTCCTCCATGTCTTCAAGTTCCTCATCTGCTGTGGTAGCAACAATTGAAGATGTTCCTCCATCTACTGTGGGTGGACTCATCATGTCAACTGGCAGCGCCGATGATAGTTGGAGGTGTGAGACCAACAATAGGAACAGTTTGCGTTTGGTTAGCAACGTCCTCGCGGACCCAAAACAACAGCAGccccagcagcagcagcaacaacagagCGATGAGTTGGTCAGTGACCTGCATAGGAGACCATGGTTGGGCACGCCGCTAGGAGCTCTGCAATCGCGCTGTGCTTCCTCGTCTGGAGAGTGCTCGCTATGCCCATGTCAGTGCGAGGAGCAGCGAAGTGCGGGCTGCTGCAGTCTGTGTGACGCTATGTTGGTGAACGTGCAGCCTACCACCACAGAGGAGGAGTGCTCCCTCGTGCCATCACAAGCCTCTGTCGGTATTGTTAGTGCGGCCACGACAAACAACAATAGTGTGAGTGTTGTGAATTGTTACCGTGCAGTTCCTGTGATAGTGTCGGCAGTGCCAGCCATCTCCTGTAGCAGCAGCGTGTGTAATGTGCATATAGTGCAGACGACACCTGTTGACACGACGACAAGCGTCGTCGGTCCTGCGCGCGCGCAACGTACATTCACATCCACTGAGGCACAGACGGATGACATAGGGGGAGAGGTGGTGTCCACCCCTGTTTCTCCCAATGCAAGGGCGAGCAATAGGGAACAGAGGCGTCGTGAACGTCGTGAGCGGCGTCACCAGCGTCGCCTCAATACCCAGAACAGTGCCAGTGGTCCTCACCATCATCACGATCCACAATGGCAGGCGCAAGTCGGGGAGAGGCTGCCGGATATACTCAACTCCCATCTGCCACCCCCGTACACGACACTGCCGCCTATGGGACTCCACCATCCACCACCACCGCCCCCTACAGTGCCTCACCCACCACCCCCAGTGCCAGTACCTGTGAGCCCAGGATCGCCGCCACCCCCTCATCACCCGCCGCCAGGAATGCGCTTCCCCTTCCAGCTGACTCCCACCGGCAGAAGAAG